AACGATATTACGCTTGATAATTCACGACGAATTTAATACTTGGTAATACAGCTTATAGAAAACAACATAACGATATAAAACATAGCGttatatttacttttttatataaaagGTCGATCTAAGTAAAAAAGAAATACGAAGAAATGAATTTATGGATGCTGCAACAGAACTGGAAGTTCAGCGATGAATGTTAAGTAGGTAATTACAAGTTATTTCTTGTACAAGATGCGCGAAGTAATATATAACTTCATTAGACTTTCTTAAAGTGCCAGAATTTGCATGTAAGTAGATACTGCACGGGTGACGATTAAGATAGCGTTAATGGTGAAATCAATTAGTGAAACAGGTAAATAGGGAGTATACCGTTTGATGACATTATCCTCTGAAAGTAGAGATTATACCGTGGTCAACATAAGTCCTTTAACGGTTTCAATATTCCTGGAATATCACTGTTCCCACGAATATTGTGAAATCCGTCTTAAGAATATACCATAatgaaattaggaaataaaCGCTAAGACCTACATAATTTATCGAAGCTGATACaaactattaaaaatagtaaagattaacttttttatttcaatctttCGGTTTGTTATTTCAATTCGTTagcattattttaaataatattcaacATTCTCTTTCATTcgttttgtaaatatttgattaaatgcgaattaaaatcatactatgaacatattaaaaatattagcaaaatgtttgcaataatatttacaattgtgaataataaaaatgatcgcTTACCTGCAAGTAACAGTATCACGTAAGTATAGTTGATCTTCATGTTTGATGAACCAATTATTATTTAGTTTAACTAGCAATTACGCACAATGAATAAACGCTATAAATAAGAAGAAACATAATTATTTGCAATGTTCACAAGTTTAATAGAATGAAAAAATATGCATTTTAAAATAGCACGGGAAAACAAgaaagtgtaataaataaagtacaATCACAGTTTTTAATACCCGAGTATTGGAACTTTATTGTTGAACAGaaggtttttaaataaataaaatatttgaaatattaatggtAAAGATGTTAACTTGCAGATCGTTTGCGGATGAACGCTGAGGATCAAATGATAAAGCTATCGAGGATCGCCCCGTAAAGATATATGTATATCCCCTCCAAGTCATATCGCCCCCTTCATCCTTAATACACACGCAATCGCATTTTCGTTCTCAATAATATATTCAACATTTCTAATTATTCTAGTGCAGTTTACCAATTCCAATTCGGATTTAGTAACACTGTTACAGGAAGACAAAGAATAGAAATAGTTACATCCATTACGATACAGTatggataataattattaagggTATGaagctttaattttaaaatataacttaaaaaattaaactttcatCTGTAACTTCAACGATATTAAAACATATAAAACAATGATGACGATGTTAAAACGTCTAATTCCATCTCCTGATCCACTGCTAGTTTGGGCTAATGATTGAACTGAAACATTCCgaaaagaataattattaaacaagtttgtaaaaattttatcatATATTCATTGGAACAATTCGAACCAGGATAGTAAACGATCCTCTTCCTGCGTTTGTAGTCCGTGCGAGGAATAGAAATCTCGCAATCGATTAATATAGGTTCGAGAATGTTACTCAAAATTGTACTGCGACTCACGGACAGTCTACCTTCTTCCATTTGTACAATTTCATCGTAATAGTTCTCAACTTCGATTCCCTCTatgtaaaattttaagattGGCCGTGGTTGCGCTTCATATTCCACACATGTTAGATTCAAGTGACTTTCATTGAAGAAAGAAACATGTATCCTTGCATCAGTTTCTGGCGCTATAAATGAACATTTCATTGTAACACACATGATGAAGATCATGATTGCAAAACTATAAATCTACCATAAACAATCATATTAGTGGTTGCCGAGTCCTCTTCTTGAAACGTGCTGATAGAGCACGTATACTCTCCACCCATTTCAACGGTAGCcatctttaattgtatgatagattTCGAATTAGGGTACCGTAAATTTGACTGAGGATATTCGGTAAATCCGTATAGAACTCCCACGTCCTGAGGCGGCACTGTATACATAATTATagtaatagcaataataatgGTAACAATAATGTGTAAATTATTAGGAAGTAATATTACTTGGTGGTATCCATTGATAGATTTGATTCATGTTATGAAACCATTTTATTACGAGACCATTTTCTTCCTCTCTGacgttgtaaatgcatgatagATTGATCGGTCCAGTACCATTTCGTACGACTAATGGCACTTCCAAAGAATGAATCGTTGAAGCGTGTATGTCTACGAAATAAGTAAATATGGACTTCAACTAAAATTAAGCATTCGAATTTTAAAGAGGAAGACTTTCACATATTTAAATTACGATATATAAAAGAATAGTACTGAAAAATCAATATaaagttaatataatattactgtTTTCGCGCTCCGTCTTCCAATAGTTCATATATTGTCTCACTCGCGCTATACCATTAAAACGTCGTATCCTATTATAGTTTTAGGTATGGTTATAGTGTATACTATGCAAATATGTATGTTctcgtttattaatttatatgttcTAAACTCTAATGGAATTTCTCGCAAACGATAGACGAATaagcaaaataaattttgagaaatggGCTTGGAAAATGTTACCTGGGAGAAGGTTCAATATTGTTGCAACGTGGAGCAGAAAAACTGCATGTGTGATTGACGGCATTTTCTACGAAGATCAGTTTTCAGACTAATGCACAATTAAACCATGCTTCGTTAAACTTAAATCAAGCGCAGGTGAAAGGTTCTGCGCAGTTACCGATTATATTGGtgattgtacaatatttttatattattcgaTGACGAACAAATAACATACATTCTGACTTACAATCATGATACTTAATTATGCAAAATGTCttgaattatttaatgtttgtgtaagatttcattttatataaatatttatatgtttataatataattgattGCCGCACTTTTTGCTCTTCGAATTTCTACAGACGGTCTTTTT
This Megachile rotundata isolate GNS110a chromosome 7, iyMegRotu1, whole genome shotgun sequence DNA region includes the following protein-coding sequences:
- the LOC100875285 gene encoding uncharacterized protein LOC100875285 isoform X1, coding for MPSITHAVFLLHVATILNLLPDIHASTIHSLEVPLVVRNGTGPINLSCIYNVREEENGLVIKWFHNMNQIYQWIPPMPPQDVGVLYGFTEYPQSNLRYPNSKSIIQLKMATVEMGGEYTCSISTFQEEDSATTNMIVYAPETDARIHVSFFNESHLNLTCVEYEAQPRPILKFYIEGIEVENYYDEIVQMEEGRLSVSRSTILSNILEPILIDCEISIPRTDYKRRKRIVYYPVQSLAQTSSGSGDGIRRFNIVIIVLYVLISLKLQMKV
- the LOC100875285 gene encoding uncharacterized protein LOC100875285 isoform X2 is translated as MNYWKTERENNIHASTIHSLEVPLVVRNGTGPINLSCIYNVREEENGLVIKWFHNMNQIYQWIPPMPPQDVGVLYGFTEYPQSNLRYPNSKSIIQLKMATVEMGGEYTCSISTFQEEDSATTNMIVYAPETDARIHVSFFNESHLNLTCVEYEAQPRPILKFYIEGIEVENYYDEIVQMEEGRLSVSRSTILSNILEPILIDCEISIPRTDYKRRKRIVYYPVQSLAQTSSGSGDGIRRFNIVIIVLYVLISLKLQMKV